From Xenopus laevis strain J_2021 chromosome 7L, Xenopus_laevis_v10.1, whole genome shotgun sequence, one genomic window encodes:
- the LOC121395575 gene encoding UPF0688 protein C1orf174 homolog — MESDEQEFISKTDNIASNESNAGNVNTCPSASPFSDLNEVSRNGLTDDREDGVGFSHKTFSEPSKVREVYLNGSPFVDEDSNQPMPLGLFFENADLMQDLLCLVVLRCAEESSETCILEQRKRRKMMMMMTMLTAWLMKEIFK; from the exons ATGGAATCTGATGAACAGGAATTCATAAGCAAAACCGACAACATAGCGTCTAATGAAAGCAATGCTGGAAACGTTAATACATGTCCTTCTGCATCCCCCTTTTCTGATTTGAATGAGGTTTCACGTAATGGCTTAACAGATGACCGTGAGGATGGAGTAGGGTTTAGTCACAAAACATTCTCTGAGCCCTCTAAAGTAAGAGAGGTTTATCTGAATGGCAGTCCATTTGTAGATGAAGACAGCAATCAACCGATGCCTCTGGGGCTCTTTTTTGAAAATGCAGATCTAATGCAG GACCTGCTGTGCCTTGTTGTGCTTCGATGCGCAGAAGAGAGTTCAGAAACCTGCATTTTAgagcaaaggaagaggaggaagatgatgatgatgatgactatgCTGACGGCTTGGTTAATgaaggaaatatttaaataa